A genome region from bacterium includes the following:
- a CDS encoding YebC/PmpR family DNA-binding transcriptional regulator: MSGHSKWASIKHKKAKVDAQRGKTFTKLIKEITVAARSGGGDVNANARLRSAIQVAKDANMPASNVERAIKKGTGELPGVNYEELAYEGYGPAGVAIYAELLTDNKNRTVSEIKHVFSKNGGHLAEAGSVAWMFEKKGLCHVKKNAASEDRLMEIVLDAGAEDMNTESDFYEIITNPQTFEQVKAAILKEGITPELAEITMVPKSTVPVAGKKAEQVLHLVETLEDHDDVQHVYANFDISDEEMGKI, encoded by the coding sequence ATGTCAGGTCATTCAAAATGGGCATCAATCAAACATAAGAAAGCGAAAGTTGATGCGCAGCGTGGAAAGACATTTACAAAGCTTATCAAGGAAATAACTGTTGCTGCGCGCAGTGGAGGAGGCGATGTCAACGCTAATGCCAGACTAAGAAGTGCTATTCAGGTAGCAAAAGACGCCAACATGCCTGCGTCAAATGTAGAGCGTGCAATTAAAAAAGGGACAGGGGAATTACCCGGAGTGAACTACGAAGAGCTTGCGTATGAAGGATACGGCCCTGCCGGAGTAGCTATTTATGCAGAACTTCTTACTGATAATAAGAATCGTACAGTTTCTGAAATAAAACATGTTTTCTCAAAAAATGGCGGACATCTTGCTGAAGCAGGAAGTGTAGCATGGATGTTTGAGAAAAAGGGTTTATGTCATGTTAAAAAAAATGCTGCAAGCGAGGATAGACTTATGGAGATTGTTTTGGATGCTGGAGCTGAAGATATGAACACAGAGAGTGATTTCTACGAGATCATAACTAATCCTCAAACTTTTGAGCAAGTAAAGGCAGCAATTCTAAAAGAAGGCATCACTCCTGAGCTGGCAGAAATAACTATGGTGCCTAAGAGTACAGTTCCTGTTGCAGGGAAAAAGGCTGAACAGGTGCTTCATCTTGTGGAGACACTCGAAGATCATGATGATGTGCAGCATGTTTATGCGAACTTTGATATCTCTGATGAGGAAATGGGAAAGATATAG
- a CDS encoding galactokinase, whose protein sequence is MYKFNIKNIKNTYQEFFKKDSQDLLTVSAPGRINLIGEHTDYNGGFVLPIAIDRNIYMAGTKRNDGIIRVYSIDYEQNVQFNIDSIRFNKEKMWVNYIGGVLKSLLEIKADTNGADIVFGGDIPEGAGLSSSAALEVATVYFFNTLFNMHIPHIEMIKLCQRAENQFVGVNCGIMDQFVSMLGKKDHALFLDCKNLSYKNIPLKLEEFNVVVCNTNLKRELASSEYNKRRATCERAVSSLKRFLPQIEILRDVSIEEFEKYKGSLDEIAQKRCKHVLYENRRVLDAINALGRNDILEFGKLMNESHESLKSDYEVSCLELDTMVNIARSINGVIGARMTGGGFGGCTVNIVKKDVIDKFSRVVSKEYQKKTGIKPNIYICSPENSAKKIS, encoded by the coding sequence TTGTATAAATTTAACATAAAAAATATCAAAAATACATATCAAGAGTTCTTTAAAAAGGATTCTCAAGACTTACTCACTGTCTCTGCTCCCGGACGGATTAATCTGATTGGTGAACATACTGACTACAACGGGGGATTTGTTTTGCCTATTGCTATAGATAGAAATATTTATATGGCTGGAACAAAACGCAATGATGGAATTATACGAGTATACTCAATAGATTATGAGCAGAATGTCCAATTTAATATTGATTCTATTCGGTTCAATAAAGAAAAGATGTGGGTAAATTATATTGGGGGAGTACTAAAGTCTTTATTGGAGATAAAAGCTGATACTAATGGTGCAGATATTGTTTTTGGAGGAGACATCCCTGAGGGAGCTGGACTTAGCTCTTCTGCTGCTCTTGAAGTTGCGACAGTATATTTTTTTAACACACTATTTAACATGCATATACCTCATATAGAAATGATTAAACTGTGCCAAAGAGCAGAAAATCAGTTTGTTGGAGTGAACTGTGGAATAATGGACCAGTTTGTTTCTATGCTGGGGAAAAAAGACCATGCATTGTTTCTTGATTGCAAGAACCTTTCTTATAAAAACATCCCTTTAAAGCTGGAGGAATTTAACGTAGTTGTTTGTAATACAAATCTAAAGAGAGAGCTTGCCAGCTCAGAATATAATAAGCGAAGAGCAACATGTGAAAGAGCTGTATCCAGTCTTAAAAGATTTCTTCCGCAAATAGAAATACTTAGAGACGTATCTATAGAAGAATTTGAGAAATACAAAGGCTCGCTTGATGAGATCGCACAGAAAAGATGCAAGCATGTTCTTTATGAAAATAGACGTGTATTAGATGCCATAAATGCTCTGGGCAGGAATGACATACTTGAGTTTGGCAAGCTGATGAATGAATCACATGAGAGCCTAAAGAGTGATTATGAAGTAAGCTGTCTTGAGCTTGATACAATGGTAAATATTGCGAGGAGCATTAATGGTGTAATTGGAGCCAGAATGACTGGCGGCGGTTTTGGAGGCTGCACTGTAAATATTGTTAAAAAAGATGTTATTGATAAGTTCTCTCGAGTAGTAAGCAAAGAATATCAAAAAAAGACAGGTATTAAACCAAATATCTATATCTGCAGTCCGGAGAATAGTGCAAAAAAAATATCTTGA
- the ruvA gene encoding Holliday junction branch migration protein RuvA gives MIGYIEGKLSVKTPTFIVVDVGGVGYEMHISLTTYNQIAKTGEKVKIFTHLYVREDKLELYGFAAEDERGFFKTLISISGIGPSVAIRILSAIKVDRFKAAVVDEDVGILTTIPGIGKKTAQRIIVELKDKIGVLTNREKSYLIGKDPEERSVINDSISALVSLGYSRAIAQRAVDRVLSETKEEIKIEELIRKSLKFV, from the coding sequence ATGATAGGATACATAGAAGGAAAGTTATCGGTTAAAACGCCAACTTTTATTGTTGTAGATGTTGGTGGAGTTGGCTATGAAATGCATATTTCCCTGACTACATATAATCAAATTGCTAAAACAGGAGAAAAAGTAAAGATTTTTACCCATCTTTATGTAAGAGAAGATAAGTTAGAACTCTATGGCTTTGCAGCTGAAGATGAGAGGGGGTTTTTCAAAACACTAATTTCAATATCAGGGATAGGGCCAAGTGTGGCTATAAGGATTTTATCTGCTATAAAAGTTGATAGATTTAAGGCTGCTGTTGTGGATGAAGATGTTGGGATATTAACCACAATCCCAGGCATAGGCAAAAAAACTGCACAGCGAATCATAGTAGAACTCAAGGATAAAATAGGTGTTTTAACAAACAGAGAAAAATCTTATCTGATTGGCAAAGACCCTGAGGAACGTTCTGTAATCAATGACAGTATATCTGCATTGGTTTCATTGGGGTATTCCCGCGCTATTGCACAAAGAGCTGTTGACAGAGTGCTGTCTGAAACAAAAGAAGAGATAAAGATAGAAGAGCTTATACGAAAGTCTCTTAAGTTTGTATAA
- the serS gene encoding serine--tRNA ligase: MLDIKFIREKTSCVKKAVKNRNMSVDIDEILAIDKARRLLLGEAEILKQRRNLASSEIPRLEKEGKSADAYKATIRVISQKIKELDGKLGGIDKKLHQKLLFVPNIPHKTTPIGKSEKDNVEIKKWGGIPKFTFAPKTHWEIAKRLDILDFERASKITGSHFCLYKGSGARLERALINFMLDIHTKKHGYKEISTPFIANRLSMTGTGQLPKMEEDMYRCEIDDFFLIPTAEVPVTNIHRDEILKEDDLPICYTAYSPCFRREAGSYGKDTRGLNRVHQFDKVEMVKFVNPENSYDELESLLKNAETILRELELPYRVIVLNTTDISFAAAKCYDIEVWGAGQNKYFEVSSCSNFEDFQARRANIRFRRKQTEKVEFVHTLNGSGVALARTVVALLENNQREDGSVSIPKALQPYMDGMEVIE; encoded by the coding sequence ATGCTGGATATAAAATTTATAAGAGAAAAAACGAGCTGTGTAAAAAAAGCAGTAAAAAACAGAAATATGTCAGTGGATATTGATGAAATATTAGCCATTGATAAAGCTAGAAGGTTGTTACTTGGAGAGGCGGAAATCCTTAAGCAACGAAGGAATCTTGCTTCTTCAGAAATTCCAAGACTTGAAAAAGAGGGCAAATCTGCAGATGCATATAAAGCTACAATAAGAGTCATATCCCAAAAAATCAAAGAATTAGATGGGAAATTGGGTGGTATAGATAAAAAATTGCACCAAAAGCTGCTGTTTGTCCCAAATATTCCACACAAGACAACGCCAATTGGCAAGTCAGAAAAGGACAATGTTGAGATTAAAAAATGGGGGGGAATACCAAAATTCACTTTTGCTCCAAAGACTCACTGGGAAATTGCAAAACGTCTGGATATACTGGATTTTGAGAGAGCTTCAAAGATAACAGGCAGCCACTTTTGTCTTTATAAGGGCTCGGGCGCCAGACTTGAAAGAGCGCTTATAAATTTTATGCTTGATATTCACACAAAAAAGCATGGCTATAAAGAAATATCAACTCCTTTTATAGCAAACAGGCTTTCTATGACAGGCACAGGGCAACTGCCCAAAATGGAAGAAGATATGTATAGATGCGAGATAGATGATTTTTTTCTCATACCAACTGCAGAAGTACCTGTTACAAATATACATAGAGACGAGATATTAAAAGAGGATGATTTGCCAATCTGCTATACAGCGTATTCTCCATGCTTTAGAAGAGAAGCCGGCTCTTATGGAAAAGACACCAGAGGACTTAATAGAGTACATCAATTTGACAAGGTTGAAATGGTGAAGTTTGTAAATCCTGAGAACTCTTATGATGAGCTTGAATCTTTACTTAAAAACGCAGAAACTATACTTCGTGAATTGGAGCTTCCATACAGGGTTATTGTGCTGAATACAACAGATATTTCATTTGCGGCGGCAAAATGCTATGATATAGAGGTATGGGGAGCTGGACAGAATAAGTATTTTGAAGTTTCTTCCTGTAGTAATTTTGAGGATTTTCAGGCAAGACGTGCTAATATAAGGTTCAGAAGAAAACAGACAGAAAAGGTAGAGTTTGTGCACACTTTGAACGGTTCTGGTGTGGCTCTTGCAAGAACTGTTGTTGCGCTTCTGGAAAATAATCAAAGGGAAGATGGAAGTGTTTCCATCCCCAAAGCTCTCCAGCCTTACATGGATGGGATGGAGGTTATAGAATAA
- the ruvC gene encoding crossover junction endodeoxyribonuclease RuvC — MRILGVDPGVARTGYAVIETQQGKDALSPLRFGCIETSKDEPFFNRLKIIYAKISDIIEKYNPDVLGIEELFFCKNVKTALQVGQARGAIIVAGVNANLEIASYTPLEVKLAIVGYGKASKQQVQFMVKKLLRLEETPKPDDVADALAIALCYINRSVPRGKNDRIHRRKVIG; from the coding sequence GTGCGCATTCTTGGTGTTGATCCAGGCGTTGCCAGAACAGGCTATGCAGTTATAGAAACCCAGCAGGGAAAAGATGCTCTTTCACCTTTAAGATTTGGATGCATAGAAACATCCAAAGATGAGCCATTTTTTAATCGTCTCAAGATAATTTACGCTAAAATCTCTGATATAATAGAAAAGTATAATCCTGATGTTCTTGGCATTGAAGAACTGTTTTTTTGCAAGAATGTAAAAACTGCTCTTCAGGTAGGACAAGCAAGGGGAGCGATTATAGTAGCTGGTGTTAATGCTAATCTTGAAATAGCATCCTATACGCCTTTGGAAGTAAAGCTAGCTATAGTGGGATATGGGAAAGCATCCAAACAGCAGGTTCAGTTTATGGTAAAAAAGCTTTTGCGTCTCGAGGAAACACCAAAGCCCGACGATGTAGCAGATGCTTTGGCTATTGCCCTGTGTTATATAAATCGATCAGTACCTAGAGGAAAAAATGATAGGATACATAGAAGGAAAGTTATCGGTTAA
- the fusA gene encoding elongation factor G: MKECTSENIRNIVLVGQASSGKTSLAEAILYNCGGSNRLGKVDEGSSNFDYTPEETQRMTTITSKVCACEYDDIKINIIDTPGYADFTGELNSALRVINNVIIICDSTAEVSLQNERIWNLVKSEASSRLIFVNKIGKDGSGFFKIIESAAKTFKERVVPLQIPIGEGSSFKGIVDLLNMKAIVFDGQRSKTEDIPEALSDQANQYREKLVEALAETDDTLIEKYLEGKELSQDELSNALSKSIQSRLFIPVMCGSALNNTGVRLLTELIISSMLSPVVDNAVSGKKPNTDETVERKANDTDPFSALVFKTVSEPHLGELSFFRIYSGTVSSSSDIYNSSRKEKERLGQIVQMQGKNKIDVNKLHTGDIGIVAKLKNTKTGDTLCDSGNPILFSPPKFPLPIISFAIKPEARKDEDKIGTALTRLKEEDPTLGVEVDKEFGQTIISGLGELHLEVIVSKLAKKFGVNVSMEKPRIPYRETIKKSAKGHTKYKKQSGGRGQYAEVYIETGPLETGKGFEFVNKIVGGAIPAKFISSVEKGLKQAIQKGVIAGYPVVDLSISLYDGTFHTVDSSDIAFQIAASMAFKDAMTAANPVLMEPIMEIEVAIPSQYMGDVNGDLNSRRGRIIGIDTDENTQTIKANIPLAELYKYATDLKSMTQGSGTYSMQFSHYEQVPAQIGTKVVEETEKMKKG; encoded by the coding sequence ATGAAGGAATGTACCAGCGAAAACATAAGAAATATTGTTCTGGTAGGGCAAGCAAGCTCTGGTAAGACTTCTCTTGCAGAAGCAATTCTATACAACTGCGGGGGTTCAAACAGACTGGGCAAGGTAGACGAGGGATCAAGTAATTTTGATTATACTCCTGAAGAAACACAAAGAATGACAACAATAACTTCAAAGGTCTGTGCATGTGAATATGACGATATCAAAATAAATATTATTGATACTCCTGGTTATGCTGACTTTACAGGAGAACTAAACTCTGCGCTTAGAGTTATAAATAATGTGATAATAATATGTGACTCTACAGCAGAAGTTAGCTTACAGAATGAGAGGATCTGGAACCTAGTAAAGTCTGAAGCTTCAAGCAGATTGATTTTTGTGAATAAAATAGGTAAAGATGGTTCAGGTTTTTTCAAGATTATTGAGTCTGCTGCAAAAACATTCAAAGAAAGGGTTGTCCCTTTACAGATTCCGATCGGAGAAGGATCATCATTTAAAGGGATTGTTGATTTACTAAATATGAAGGCAATTGTTTTTGATGGACAGAGGTCAAAGACAGAGGATATTCCAGAAGCTCTTTCAGACCAAGCAAATCAATACAGAGAAAAATTAGTTGAGGCATTAGCTGAAACAGATGACACCTTGATAGAAAAATATCTTGAAGGGAAGGAGCTCTCTCAGGATGAACTTTCCAACGCATTAAGTAAAAGCATTCAGTCAAGATTGTTTATTCCAGTGATGTGTGGCTCTGCATTAAACAATACAGGAGTCAGATTGCTTACAGAGCTAATAATCTCTTCTATGCTGTCTCCTGTTGTAGATAATGCTGTGTCAGGGAAAAAGCCTAACACAGATGAAACTGTAGAAAGGAAAGCTAATGATACGGATCCATTTAGTGCCTTAGTATTTAAAACCGTATCCGAGCCTCATCTTGGGGAGCTGAGCTTTTTCAGGATATATTCAGGCACAGTATCTTCTTCATCAGATATTTATAATTCCTCCAGAAAAGAGAAAGAAAGGCTTGGGCAAATTGTGCAAATGCAGGGGAAGAATAAAATAGATGTAAATAAGCTCCATACAGGAGATATTGGGATAGTTGCTAAACTGAAAAATACAAAAACAGGGGATACTTTATGTGATAGTGGAAATCCTATATTGTTTTCTCCTCCTAAATTCCCTTTACCGATTATATCATTCGCAATTAAGCCTGAGGCAAGAAAAGACGAAGATAAAATTGGTACGGCTTTGACTAGATTAAAAGAGGAAGATCCCACATTAGGAGTGGAAGTTGATAAGGAATTCGGACAAACAATTATTTCCGGGCTTGGAGAGCTTCATTTGGAGGTTATTGTAAGTAAACTGGCAAAAAAATTTGGTGTGAATGTCAGTATGGAAAAACCAAGAATTCCGTATAGAGAAACAATAAAGAAATCTGCAAAAGGTCATACTAAATATAAAAAACAGTCTGGAGGACGCGGACAATATGCTGAGGTATATATTGAAACTGGACCGCTGGAAACCGGCAAGGGATTTGAATTTGTTAATAAGATAGTTGGAGGCGCTATTCCAGCCAAATTTATTTCTTCAGTTGAAAAGGGATTAAAGCAGGCAATTCAAAAGGGAGTTATTGCTGGCTATCCAGTTGTTGATTTAAGTATATCTCTATATGACGGCACATTTCATACTGTTGATTCCTCTGATATAGCCTTTCAGATAGCTGCCTCTATGGCGTTTAAGGATGCTATGACGGCGGCAAATCCTGTGTTAATGGAACCGATCATGGAGATAGAGGTTGCAATTCCTTCTCAATATATGGGAGATGTCAATGGAGACCTGAACTCCAGACGCGGGAGAATTATTGGAATTGATACAGATGAGAACACTCAAACAATAAAGGCAAATATTCCTTTGGCTGAGCTCTATAAGTATGCAACAGATCTTAAATCTATGACACAGGGAAGCGGTACTTACAGCATGCAGTTTTCGCATTATGAACAGGTTCCTGCGCAAATAGGCACTAAAGTTGTTGAGGAAACAGAGAAAATGAAGAAAGGGTAG